A part of Bufo bufo chromosome 7, aBufBuf1.1, whole genome shotgun sequence genomic DNA contains:
- the FAM83G gene encoding protein FAM83G — protein MALSQIQCLDHNNVNWRSSEGKPEFYYSEEQRLALEALVSSGQDSFHEVVKKENIRDFLSELELAKIPSRVEPFDPDTSHPRKSGDKSEQEGEEDPLDGAAHSLEYWPDRSDCSIPELDLGWPDAMAYRGVTRATVYMQPPIDGQPHIKEVVRKMITQAQRVIGLVMDLFTDVDIFKDLLDAGFKRRISVYIILNESDLKYFLQMCEKAQMHRGHLKNLRIRIVGGCEFYTRFSTRFRGSLGQKFMFVDGDKAMCGSYSFTWSAARIDRNLITVLTGQVVETFDRQFQELYLLSKGVSLKNVPMDNEPEPEPVFQPVSVPTGPSESIAKKMINPKYSLVTVKSSSDTGKDSKKGPEIAKKIPTKTRVPTFEHLRRESQIHPALQDMERADMFEYLPTWVEPDPEPGSDILGYINIIDPSIRNAQPSQMNRIKICDTSQATAEYLKQARENEMMKQQQQESSSSTKNDAGQPDHSRECGQNQSTTDRGSSNGQLSRQASQEHGSKAICTKSLASRQDSQDGTLASKAPREESSVEVDNIKKHDHKETATSEVQEIPSPQRSPEGIATLAERNHIVHRGTGPAPTGGKPPPMPKPRTMQVTDFISMKNSLNTKSLKASTSVEENTVPSVNGMDAEGREAEEIDILIENGPNDNDQNEDDGSMFRPCPGEYSSSGSGSLPPSNASSMSEEYYPSASLHRRSSERFSNGERPPPHRKLSDGHISRGSFLSPLSISNTLMEMNPSENGNRRTMLEDYVLSGNPLQRNERIYALDPSQGMSHFHYSTNSPSGGFDRFHSRPGTSRSVGKDRAKNESFEGAGAYRQIGRKSDSPGARTGYWSSKDYGANYTSPLSQSPIQSETVTTPFGIPYSRLSQAKHLKNKMGAGNLDSRRRGHGPPGHKDL, from the exons ATGGCTCTGTCCCAGATCCAATGCCTGGATCATAACAATGTCAACTGGAGATCCAGCGAGGGCAAGCCCGAGTTCTACTACAGCGAGGAGCAGCGGCTGGCGCTGGAAGCCCTGGTCTCCTCCGGCCAGGACTCCTTCCATGAAGTGGTCAAGAAGGAGAACATCAGGGACTTCCTGTCCGAGCTGGAGCTGGCCAAGATCCCCTCCAGGGTGGAGCCCTTTGACCCTGACACTAGTCACCCCAGAAAAAGCGGGGACAAGTCTGAGCAGGAGGGAGAAGAGGACCCCCTAGATGGGGCTGCACATTCCTTGGAATATTGGCCGGATAGGTCGGACTGCTCCATCCCAGAGTTGGATTTGGGGTGGCCGGATGCCATGGCCTACAGAGGAGTGACCCGGGCAACAGTATACATGCAGCCCCCCATCGACGGCCAGCCTCATATCAAAGAGGTGGTCCGGAAGATGATCACACAAGCCCAAAGG gtcATTGGTCTGGTCATGGACCTCTTCACGGATGTGGACATATTTAAGGATCTGTTAGACGCGGGATTCAAGAGGAGGATCTCGGTGTACATCATCCTGAATGAGTCAGACTTGAAGTATTTCCTACAGATGTGTGAGAAGGCCCAGATGCACCGAGGTCACCTCAAG AACCTCAGGATTCGTATCGTCGGGGGATGTGAGTTCTACACCAGATTCTCAACCAGGTTCAGGGGCTCTTTAGGACAGAAGTTCATGTTTGTGGATGGAGACAAAGCTATGTGTGGGTCTTACAG cttcacctggtcagcagcgaGGATTGACCGAAATCTAATTACAGTGCTTACTGGTCAAGTCGTGGAGACCTTTGACCGTCAGTTCCAGGAACTTTATCTCCTGTCCAAGGGAGTCAGTCTGAAAAATGTTCCAATGGATAACGAACCAGAACCAGAGCCAGTGTTTCAGCCGGTTTCCGTGCCCACAGGACCCTCGGAATCCATTGCTAAGAagatgattaaccccaaatattcCCTGGTGACTGTCAAGAGTTCCAGTGACACTGGCAAAGATTCCAAGAAAGGACCTGAAATTGCGAAGAAGATTCCCACCAAAACACGAGTACCTACATTCGAGCACCTGAGGAGGGAGTCCCAGATCCATCCCGCTCTACAAGACATGGAAAGAGCCGATATGTTTGAGTATTTACCCACATGGGTGGAACCAGACCCAGAGCCCGGTAGTGATATCTTAGGGTACATTAATATTATTGACCCCAGCATAAGGAATGCACAGCCATCTCAGATGAACAGAATCAAGATTTGTGATACGTCTCAAGCAACAGCCGAGTACTTAAAACAGGCCAGGGAGAATGAGATGATGAAGCAACAACAACAGGAGAGTTCATCTTCTACCAAGAACGATGCCGGGCAGCCTGACCACTCTCGAGAATGTGGTCAGAACCAGAGCACAACAGACAGAGGGTCTAGCAATGGTCAACTTTCTAGACAGGCTAGCCAAGAGCATGGATCGAAAGCAATCTGTACAAAGAGTCTAGCGTCAAGGCAGGATAGCCAAGATGGAACTCTTGCAAGTAAAGCGCCAAGGGAGGAATCATCTGTGGAAGTTGACAATATAAAGAAGCATGACCATAAAGAAACGGCCACCTCTGAGGTTCAGGAGATACCTTCACCACAAAGGTCTCCAGAAGGCATTGCAACATTAGCTGAACGTAATCACATTGTGCACAGGGGCACAGGACCGGCCCCAACAGGTGGCAAGCCGCCTCCTATGCCAAAGCCTAGAACCATGCAAGTCACAGACTTCATTAGCATGAAGAACTCATTAAATACCAAATCTCTCAAAGCCAGCACGTCGGTGGAGGAAAACACTGTGCCCTCAGTCAATGGGATGGATGCCGAAGGAAGAGAAGCGGAAGAGATCGACATCCTGATTGAAAATGGACCTAATGATAACGATCAAAACGAAGATGACGGTAGTATGTTTAGGCCGTGTCCAGGAGAATATTCATCTAGTGGCTCTGGTTCTCTACCTCCATCCAACGCCTCCTCCATGTCTGAGGAATACTACCCATCTGCATCCTTGCACAGGAGGAGTTCTGAACGTTTCTCCAACGGAGAGCGCCCTCCACCTCATAGGAAGCTTAGCGATGGCCACATCAGCAGAGGAAGCTTTTTGAGTCCCCTCAGCATCTCTAACACCTTGATGGAAATGAATCCTTCAGAAAATGGGAATAGAAGGACCATGCTGGAGGACTATGTTCTATCTGGTAACCCCTTACAACGGAACGAGCGGATTTATGCTTTGGACCCTTCTCAG GGGATGTCACATTTCCATTACAGCACAAACAGCCCCTCTGGAGGATTCGACAGGTTCCACTCCCGTCCTGGCACGTCCAGGAGCGTAGGCAAGGACAGGGCCAAGAACGAGAGTTTCGAAGGTGCCGGAGCGTACCGTCAGATCGGCAGGAAGTCTGACAGCCCGGGGGCGAGAACGGGATACTGGAGCAGCAAGGACTACGGAGCCAACTATACCAGCCCCCTTTCCCAGAGTCCCATACAATCCGAGACAGTGACAACGCCGTTCGGGATTCCGTACTCTAGGCTGTCCCAAGCGAAACACCTGAAGAACAAGATGGGAGCAGGCAACCTGGACTCTAGGAGGAGAGGGCACGGTCCCCCCGGACACAAGGACCTCTGA